The Brevibacillus brevis genome contains a region encoding:
- a CDS encoding pyridoxal phosphate-dependent aminotransferase, protein MEIRSSINFHDERFLMFVLDQMANELERNGGEAIRMTLGKSEMPLHPEIINSMQQALNSFEKYSLVYPGGLPELKDKLATHYKTKYDVSIKPENFVISVGTSTLFRNLFYLLLKEGDEVLLPLPYYSLYHFCALLVGAKVRYYKIDLDTLRLDVESFKENFTDKTKVVVINTPGNPLGNILTKEELYTIDSIVDGRAAIINDEIYANTYFDDECESVMQLKNTKSTFITTDAFSKAYRMYSRRVGYAIVPDELVQPLTVIQHHTLLTADPVVQFGAMAALDYQHEVDHLVQLYKGRRDYTIDAFQNVPDVRALPARGSFYFTIDCEEFMKRKGISTSLELATQIFEATHVATVPGSDFGIPNTLRLSYSAAKYNEGINRLREFFTTT, encoded by the coding sequence ATGGAAATCAGATCCTCCATTAATTTTCACGACGAGCGCTTTTTGATGTTTGTACTGGACCAGATGGCAAATGAGCTTGAGAGAAACGGTGGAGAAGCGATCCGCATGACTCTTGGGAAGTCAGAAATGCCGCTGCATCCCGAAATTATCAATTCCATGCAACAGGCATTGAACAGCTTTGAAAAATATTCGCTTGTATATCCAGGGGGGCTGCCGGAGCTGAAAGATAAGCTCGCGACCCACTATAAAACAAAATACGATGTGTCAATCAAACCGGAGAATTTCGTGATCAGTGTCGGTACCAGCACACTCTTCCGCAACCTGTTCTACCTCCTGCTTAAAGAGGGCGATGAAGTGTTGCTGCCACTTCCGTACTACTCGCTTTACCATTTCTGCGCGCTCTTAGTCGGTGCGAAAGTTCGTTACTACAAAATTGATCTGGATACGTTGAGACTGGATGTGGAGTCGTTCAAAGAGAACTTTACAGACAAGACAAAAGTGGTCGTGATCAACACGCCAGGCAACCCGTTGGGAAATATTCTTACAAAAGAGGAATTGTATACGATCGACAGCATCGTAGACGGGCGTGCAGCTATTATCAATGACGAAATTTATGCGAATACCTACTTCGATGACGAGTGCGAATCCGTGATGCAGCTGAAAAATACCAAGTCTACGTTCATCACAACGGATGCGTTTTCCAAAGCGTATCGGATGTACAGCAGACGTGTCGGATATGCGATCGTACCGGATGAGCTGGTGCAGCCACTGACGGTCATTCAGCATCATACACTGCTCACAGCAGACCCAGTCGTACAGTTCGGAGCAATGGCTGCGCTTGATTACCAGCATGAGGTTGATCATTTGGTCCAACTGTACAAAGGTCGTCGAGACTACACGATAGACGCTTTCCAAAATGTACCGGATGTCCGTGCTCTGCCAGCGAGAGGCAGCTTCTACTTCACGATTGACTGCGAAGAATTTATGAAGAGAAAAGGCATCAGCACCTCGCTTGAGTTGGCTACGCAAATTTTCGAGGCTACACATGTGGCGACCGTACCGGGTTCTGACTTTGGCATCCCGAACACACTGCGCCTCTCATACTCTGCCGCCAAGTATAACGAGGGAATTAACCGTTTGCGGGAATTTTTCACCACCACCTAA
- the edeL gene encoding edeine non-ribosomal peptide synthetase EdeL: MNGRMQLDLDLNEFNLLTDDEANLLTRVNQTDKPYRNKVTIAELIARQAEKTPDRVAVVEADRERTYAELHAEANQLARILKDAGVVPSQLVGILADRSSRMVAAVLAILQAGGGYVPVDPHYPRARIRYLLQDSRCKVLVTESMYLDEIIPDLPDSIETIICLDETSFHHDGYKVYTALDIRRQKDEAIAPAGSEDDVAYVIYTSGSTGAPKGVMITHKQVLNTLFWLEETFPLSETDVVAQKTSISFTDSVWELFWPLMVGSKLSILKEEDGKDPGALYDWLREQRITVTQFVPAMMNVFLAHVHSRNEPDPLPHLKWVFNGGEALTANLVREWNRLFRIARIANIYGMTESAIYASVYLCTEQPAEETLRIPIGVPIANTHMFILGQTGEICPPDVKGEICIGGIGITDGYLGKPELTEKAFTYHPITGERLYRTGDVGLLSETGVFEYLGRMDDQVQVRGYRVELKEVERAVLQHPAVNQVAVLAMTDQMGLTELACYYVVQKDGVQPDGLRAHLLEWLPGYMIPSYFMELSEMPLTPHGKIDRKALPAVKPSVSSDYVPPANPIEQKLVELWADVLQIPSPGVLDHFVGQGGHSLKAIQLLSRVESEFQVKLSMRDLFDAPTIRGLASRITGSLQEMEQKPIVALSDQEYYPVTRAQERLYLLWQLEEDATSYHTPGVMRMTGSLDSGRLQDVADQLVARHEALRTSFHLMEGQVKQKVHSDLSVQIETWKADEEAVEKTIERFFRPFDLKQAPLLRIGLIEISSEEHLLIFDMHHIISDGISKSILLEEFCNLYQGQVLPELSVQAKEFAWWQEEQAAESSWAEHEAYWLDAFSGEPQPLAIPTDFPRPQNMTFDGDELLTELSEEWLEKLDTFTRQSSTTLYMLLLAVYSVLLSKYSNQEDIVIGCDMDGRQRAEFAPVVGMFVNTLALRNWPKKELTVQEYIEQVRQNVLDGFEHGDYPFDQLVSQIQLLRDPARNPLFDAMLTLHHAAEQQKVRLDQIEFAPYEFRRKAAMLDLALEVVKAEDHIRMHWQYNTNLYHRRTIEKMAQDFVILLEQMVAHPNRTIGQLQIGHGVVQVAQGQVDDDDFAF, encoded by the coding sequence ATGAATGGACGTATGCAGCTCGATCTGGATCTGAACGAGTTTAACCTGCTCACTGATGATGAAGCGAACTTGTTAACCCGAGTCAATCAGACAGACAAACCGTATCGCAACAAAGTGACAATCGCTGAACTGATCGCCCGGCAAGCGGAAAAAACGCCTGATAGAGTCGCTGTGGTAGAGGCGGATCGAGAAAGAACTTACGCAGAACTACACGCGGAAGCAAACCAGTTAGCCCGTATCTTGAAAGATGCGGGTGTAGTTCCTTCGCAACTCGTAGGAATTCTCGCAGACAGGAGTTCCCGTATGGTAGCGGCAGTTCTCGCAATCCTCCAAGCAGGTGGGGGATACGTCCCGGTTGATCCGCATTATCCCCGAGCTAGAATTCGGTATCTTTTGCAGGATAGTCGTTGCAAGGTGCTTGTAACAGAATCCATGTATCTGGATGAGATCATTCCGGATCTACCTGACAGCATCGAAACGATCATTTGTTTGGACGAGACTTCCTTCCATCACGATGGATACAAGGTCTATACAGCGCTCGATATTCGCCGCCAAAAGGATGAGGCGATAGCCCCGGCGGGTTCAGAGGATGATGTTGCTTATGTCATCTACACATCTGGTTCGACCGGTGCGCCAAAGGGCGTCATGATTACGCACAAACAGGTCTTGAATACGTTGTTTTGGCTGGAGGAGACTTTTCCGCTTAGCGAGACAGACGTTGTTGCCCAAAAAACCTCGATTTCTTTTACGGACTCGGTGTGGGAATTGTTTTGGCCGCTGATGGTTGGATCAAAGCTGTCGATTTTGAAAGAGGAAGACGGGAAAGATCCGGGAGCGTTGTATGACTGGCTGCGAGAGCAGCGCATTACAGTCACCCAGTTTGTTCCAGCGATGATGAATGTGTTTCTGGCTCATGTGCATTCTCGCAATGAACCAGATCCGTTGCCCCATTTGAAGTGGGTATTTAATGGAGGAGAAGCACTGACAGCCAATCTGGTTCGCGAATGGAATCGTCTGTTCCGTATCGCGCGAATCGCCAATATATACGGGATGACGGAATCAGCGATATACGCTTCCGTCTATCTTTGCACAGAACAGCCTGCTGAAGAAACACTCAGAATCCCTATTGGTGTTCCCATTGCCAATACGCATATGTTCATCCTTGGTCAGACGGGGGAAATTTGTCCCCCAGATGTCAAGGGCGAGATTTGCATCGGAGGAATTGGCATCACCGACGGATATTTGGGCAAGCCTGAGTTGACCGAGAAAGCTTTTACGTATCATCCGATTACCGGCGAGCGACTTTACCGTACTGGAGATGTCGGATTGCTCAGCGAAACGGGCGTATTTGAATATCTGGGTCGGATGGACGATCAGGTTCAAGTGCGCGGCTATCGTGTGGAACTGAAAGAAGTTGAACGCGCCGTCCTTCAGCATCCTGCTGTGAATCAGGTAGCTGTATTGGCTATGACCGATCAGATGGGTTTGACCGAACTGGCTTGCTACTATGTGGTGCAAAAGGACGGTGTTCAGCCGGATGGGCTTCGTGCGCACCTGCTGGAGTGGCTACCCGGTTATATGATCCCGAGTTACTTTATGGAGCTGTCCGAGATGCCGCTAACCCCGCATGGAAAGATCGACCGAAAAGCTTTGCCTGCTGTAAAGCCTAGCGTCAGTAGTGATTACGTGCCTCCGGCAAATCCTATCGAACAAAAGCTGGTTGAGTTGTGGGCGGATGTCTTACAGATTCCATCGCCAGGTGTGCTTGATCACTTTGTTGGACAGGGAGGGCATTCGCTGAAGGCCATTCAGCTTTTATCCAGAGTGGAAAGTGAGTTTCAAGTGAAGCTTTCAATGCGCGATCTGTTTGATGCTCCGACGATTCGAGGCTTGGCGAGTCGGATCACAGGCAGCCTCCAAGAGATGGAGCAAAAACCGATCGTCGCGCTCTCTGATCAGGAATATTACCCTGTCACGCGTGCGCAAGAGCGGCTTTACCTGTTGTGGCAGTTGGAAGAAGATGCTACCAGCTATCATACCCCGGGAGTTATGCGGATGACCGGTTCCCTTGATTCAGGGCGTCTCCAAGACGTTGCAGATCAACTCGTCGCACGACATGAGGCGCTGCGCACCTCGTTTCATCTGATGGAAGGACAGGTGAAACAAAAAGTACACAGTGATCTGTCTGTACAGATTGAGACATGGAAAGCAGACGAGGAAGCTGTGGAAAAGACAATCGAACGCTTTTTCCGGCCTTTCGATTTAAAGCAAGCTCCTTTGCTTCGTATCGGCCTCATTGAGATTTCATCAGAGGAGCATCTGTTGATTTTCGACATGCACCATATCATTTCAGATGGCATATCCAAGTCCATCTTGCTTGAGGAGTTTTGTAACCTCTACCAAGGACAGGTGTTGCCGGAATTGTCGGTACAGGCCAAGGAATTCGCTTGGTGGCAAGAAGAACAAGCTGCTGAGAGCAGTTGGGCCGAGCATGAAGCCTACTGGTTGGATGCCTTTTCCGGGGAGCCGCAACCGTTGGCAATCCCGACGGATTTTCCTCGCCCACAAAATATGACATTTGATGGAGACGAGTTGCTGACTGAGCTGTCTGAAGAATGGCTGGAAAAACTCGACACGTTCACCCGTCAGAGTTCTACGACGCTGTACATGCTTCTTTTGGCCGTCTATTCTGTTTTGTTATCCAAATACAGCAATCAGGAAGACATCGTCATCGGCTGCGACATGGATGGTAGACAACGTGCGGAGTTTGCCCCTGTTGTAGGAATGTTTGTTAATACCTTGGCCTTGCGGAACTGGCCGAAGAAAGAATTGACCGTCCAAGAGTATATCGAACAGGTACGCCAAAACGTGCTAGACGGATTTGAACATGGAGACTATCCATTCGACCAACTCGTAAGTCAGATTCAATTGCTTCGCGATCCAGCAAGGAACCCGTTGTTTGACGCCATGCTGACCCTGCATCATGCAGCGGAGCAGCAAAAAGTCCGTCTCGATCAAATCGAGTTTGCTCCCTACGAATTCAGACGCAAAGCTGCCATGCTCGATCTGGCTTTGGAAGTAGTTAAGGCTGAAGATCACATACGCATGCACTGGCAATATAACACGAACTTGTATCACAGAAGAACAATCGAGAAGATGGCTCAAGACTTTGTCATTCTTCTGGAGCAAATGGTAGCCCACCCGAACCGAACTATCGGACAACTTCAGATCGGTCATGGAGTAGTACAAGTAGCACAGGGACAAGTGGACGACGATGACTTTGCTTTTTAA